A genomic window from Rhizobium sp. EC-SD404 includes:
- a CDS encoding branched-chain amino acid ABC transporter permease: MNWLDTIVQGVLLGGLYALFAAGLSLVFGIMRLVNLAHGDLIVLAAYLILVIVSVLGISPFLAVAIALPIMFAVGYVLQRVVLNRVLGEDILPPLLVTFGISVVLQNALQEAFSADTRRLPSGEIGTASLQIGGLNIGVMPLLTFASAVIVIVVLNQIFYRTALGRAFRATSDDATTASLMGIRPARIFAQATGIALVIVTIAALYLGMRANFDPSIGPARLIYAFEAVIIGGLGSLWGTLAGGVIIGVAQTVGAAINPEWQILAGHVAFLLVLLVKPRGLFPRAVD, translated from the coding sequence ATGAACTGGCTCGACACCATCGTCCAAGGCGTGCTGCTCGGCGGCCTTTATGCTCTCTTTGCAGCGGGTTTGAGCCTCGTTTTCGGCATCATGCGGCTGGTCAATCTCGCCCATGGCGACCTGATCGTGCTGGCCGCCTACCTCATCCTCGTCATCGTTTCGGTGCTGGGCATTTCGCCATTCCTCGCAGTGGCCATCGCTCTGCCGATCATGTTCGCGGTCGGCTACGTGCTCCAGCGCGTCGTCCTCAATCGCGTTCTCGGCGAAGACATCCTGCCGCCGCTGCTCGTCACCTTCGGCATCTCGGTCGTGCTCCAGAACGCACTTCAGGAAGCGTTTTCCGCAGATACGCGCCGCCTGCCGTCCGGAGAGATCGGCACGGCATCGCTGCAGATCGGCGGACTCAATATCGGCGTCATGCCGCTTCTGACCTTCGCGTCGGCCGTCATCGTCATCGTCGTGCTCAACCAGATTTTCTACCGCACGGCACTCGGCCGCGCCTTCCGCGCGACGTCGGACGATGCGACGACGGCAAGCCTCATGGGCATCCGCCCCGCCCGCATCTTCGCGCAGGCGACGGGCATTGCGCTGGTGATCGTCACCATCGCCGCGCTCTATCTCGGCATGCGGGCGAATTTCGATCCCTCGATCGGTCCCGCCCGCCTGATCTATGCCTTCGAGGCGGTCATCATCGGCGGGCTCGGCTCACTGTGGGGAACGCTTGCCGGCGGCGTCATCATCGGCGTCGCGCAGACGGTGGGTGCCGCGATCAACCCGGAATGGCAGATCCTCGCCGGTCACGTCGCTTTTCTGCTCGTCCTTCTCGTCAAGCCGCGCGGGCTCTTCCCGCGGGCGGTGGATTGA
- a CDS encoding NAD(P)-binding protein, translated as MKRIAIVGAGIGGLTLAHALKDHCDITVFEKGRGAGGRMSTRREGQYAFDHGAQSFTVRTPAFADWLEPLRHDGLVAEWTGPLLTLSHGKVLGPRYSNELHHVAVPGMNAITKALADGINLRSGIDVAPIASGNGPHALFDAAGTALGDFDLVISASVARHARMLFPAAAKEAPFMRDVAMRPCHALMVAFDRPWDEDWIAARIIDGPLDWLSVDCTKPGRDRSVTTLVAQTKNDWSRHHVDIAAPHLAPLLFEALKASLSLDLPEPALLKAHRWGAAFVDAPQRGGPWLDVDHGLAATGDWTATNRIEDICLSALSLAERIKAA; from the coding sequence ATGAAGCGCATCGCCATCGTTGGCGCCGGGATCGGTGGGCTGACGCTTGCCCACGCCCTCAAGGATCATTGCGATATCACCGTGTTCGAGAAAGGACGCGGCGCCGGTGGACGGATGTCGACGCGGCGCGAAGGCCAGTATGCGTTCGATCACGGGGCGCAGTCCTTCACCGTCCGCACCCCGGCATTCGCCGACTGGCTTGAACCGCTCCGCCACGATGGTCTCGTCGCGGAATGGACAGGACCGCTCTTGACGCTGTCTCACGGCAAAGTGCTCGGACCGCGCTATTCGAACGAGCTCCACCATGTCGCGGTGCCGGGCATGAACGCCATCACCAAGGCACTCGCCGATGGCATAAACCTGAGGAGTGGCATCGACGTCGCTCCAATCGCGTCGGGGAATGGTCCTCACGCTCTGTTCGATGCGGCGGGTACAGCGCTCGGTGATTTTGATCTCGTGATCTCGGCATCCGTTGCCCGCCACGCTCGGATGCTGTTTCCCGCGGCAGCCAAGGAGGCGCCCTTTATGCGGGACGTCGCCATGCGGCCTTGCCATGCCTTGATGGTGGCCTTCGACCGGCCATGGGATGAGGACTGGATCGCAGCACGCATCATCGATGGCCCGCTCGACTGGCTCTCCGTCGACTGCACCAAGCCCGGCCGGGACCGTTCGGTTACCACGCTCGTCGCCCAGACAAAAAACGACTGGTCGCGGCATCATGTCGACATTGCCGCTCCGCATCTCGCGCCCCTGCTGTTCGAGGCGCTCAAGGCTTCGCTGTCCCTGGATCTCCCGGAACCAGCGCTTTTAAAGGCGCATCGCTGGGGTGCTGCTTTCGTGGACGCGCCGCAGCGCGGCGGCCCCTGGCTCGATGTCGACCATGGCCTGGCAGCGACGGGCGACTGGACGGCGACGAACCGGATCGAGGACATCTGCCTCTCCGCGCTGTCGCTCGCTGAGCGGATCAAGGCCGCCTGA
- a CDS encoding maleylacetate reductase, which yields MHFQPEFAFDGQPVRVRFAPGVRRCTGEEIARLGCSRALVLSTPPQADAAMEMAQEIGDAAVGVFTKAAMHTPVAITEEAVQHAREVRADCIVAIGGGSTTGLGKAIALRTDLPQIVIPTTYAGSEVTAILGQTEKGEKTTLTDPKVRPEVVLYDAELVRSLPVAMTVTSALNAMAHAAEGLYAQNRNPVSTLMAIEGLEAFAVSLPEVVREPQNLQARGKTLYGAWLCGTVLGQVGMALHHKLCHTLGGSFNLPHAETHAVVLAHAIAFNARGAGRELEPISRIFGAEKPGKALYEFAKGLGAPLSLREIGMKREDLERAADLAAAKPYWNPQPVSRDEIFKLLEAAWAGDPPAF from the coding sequence ATGCATTTCCAGCCAGAGTTCGCTTTCGACGGTCAGCCCGTGCGCGTGCGCTTCGCACCGGGTGTTCGTCGTTGCACGGGCGAGGAAATCGCCCGGCTCGGCTGCTCGCGTGCGCTGGTGCTCTCGACGCCGCCCCAGGCGGATGCGGCCATGGAAATGGCGCAGGAAATCGGCGATGCGGCCGTCGGCGTTTTCACCAAGGCAGCGATGCACACCCCGGTCGCGATCACCGAGGAAGCCGTTCAGCATGCACGTGAGGTGCGCGCGGATTGCATCGTGGCGATCGGCGGCGGCTCGACGACCGGCCTCGGCAAGGCCATCGCGCTGCGCACCGACCTGCCGCAGATCGTGATCCCCACCACCTATGCCGGTTCCGAAGTGACGGCGATCCTCGGCCAGACGGAGAAGGGCGAGAAGACGACGCTGACGGATCCCAAGGTCCGCCCCGAAGTCGTGCTTTACGATGCCGAACTCGTTCGCAGCCTGCCGGTCGCGATGACCGTGACGAGCGCGCTCAACGCAATGGCCCATGCGGCCGAGGGCCTTTATGCGCAGAACCGCAATCCGGTTTCGACGCTGATGGCAATCGAGGGGCTGGAGGCCTTTGCGGTGTCGCTGCCGGAGGTCGTGCGCGAACCCCAAAATCTGCAGGCGCGTGGCAAGACATTGTATGGCGCCTGGCTTTGCGGCACCGTGCTTGGCCAAGTCGGCATGGCGCTGCACCACAAGCTTTGCCACACGCTCGGCGGCTCCTTCAATCTGCCGCACGCCGAAACGCATGCCGTCGTGCTGGCTCATGCCATCGCCTTCAATGCCCGTGGAGCCGGTCGCGAGCTCGAGCCGATTTCCCGCATTTTCGGCGCCGAAAAGCCGGGGAAGGCTCTCTACGAATTCGCCAAGGGGCTCGGCGCGCCGCTGTCGCTGCGCGAGATCGGCATGAAGCGGGAAGACCTGGAACGGGCAGCCGATCTGGCTGCGGCCAAACCCTATTGGAATCCGCAGCCGGTCAGTCGCGACGAGATCTTCAAGTTGCTGGAGGCCGCCTGGGCAGGAGACCCGCCGGCCTTTTGA
- a CDS encoding LysR family transcriptional regulator produces the protein MKLDPRHLEIIAAIVDQGGLTEGATALGRTQPSVSRTVAMLEQRIGAPLFEKGRRPLVPTELCQALAVEGRKIGGAGKTASAIVGTYKAGHRGIVRIGGTPVFMDGVVSSIIAEFQRASPQVRIEQSYAYAAELMSQLDAGTLDLAVCPLNPAAIPAGFSFQPVLPGRNVIACGINHPLLMKRPLRLTDIAPYAWIAPPASSPLYQDMRHVLGEIGVTDFKISFSGGSLASITNILSQSDVLTVLPYSVVFMARRQRMLAALSVRIGHPERSLGILTKGDVEVRPTIRRFKRFVESEFRSLAQLIMQQEQNSLWRS, from the coding sequence ATGAAGCTCGATCCGCGCCATCTCGAAATCATTGCTGCCATCGTCGACCAGGGCGGGCTCACCGAAGGTGCGACCGCGCTGGGGCGAACCCAACCAAGCGTTTCGCGCACTGTCGCCATGTTGGAGCAACGCATCGGAGCACCTCTTTTCGAAAAAGGCCGGCGCCCGCTGGTCCCCACAGAGCTTTGCCAGGCGCTCGCCGTCGAGGGCCGCAAGATCGGCGGCGCGGGGAAAACCGCGTCTGCAATCGTCGGGACCTACAAGGCTGGACACCGCGGCATCGTGCGCATCGGCGGAACGCCGGTCTTCATGGATGGCGTGGTGTCATCGATCATCGCCGAATTCCAGCGCGCATCCCCACAGGTGCGGATCGAGCAGTCCTATGCCTATGCGGCCGAACTGATGTCTCAACTCGATGCCGGCACATTGGACCTCGCGGTCTGTCCGCTCAATCCTGCCGCCATCCCTGCCGGATTTTCCTTCCAGCCGGTCCTGCCGGGCCGCAACGTCATTGCCTGCGGCATCAACCATCCGCTCCTCATGAAGCGACCGTTGCGCCTGACCGACATCGCTCCCTATGCGTGGATCGCCCCGCCTGCTTCGAGCCCGCTTTATCAGGACATGCGCCATGTGCTGGGCGAGATCGGCGTCACGGATTTCAAGATTTCATTTTCTGGAGGGTCGCTGGCCTCGATCACCAACATCCTGTCGCAGTCGGACGTCCTGACCGTTCTGCCCTATTCCGTGGTGTTCATGGCGCGACGGCAGCGCATGCTGGCTGCGCTATCGGTGCGCATCGGACATCCGGAACGCAGCCTTGGCATCCTGACAAAGGGCGATGTCGAGGTGCGCCCCACGATCCGGCGCTTCAAGCGCTTCGTCGAAAGCGAGTTCCGAAGCCTGGCACAATTGATCATGCAGCAGGAGCAGAACTCGCTCTGGAGAAGTTGA
- a CDS encoding DUF3429 domain-containing protein — protein sequence MQLHPSSPPLDDDSTRLVAVGLTAAGALPFAGGLLDTLVSDGSWLITVQIYGAVIASFVSGIHWGAAMFAAPRMAPSLLVVSNVMALLAWIGALIAPEIGFFLLAVVFTALLLIDRLLYRDGILPSWFFRLRLAVTAAVATACILLGVTA from the coding sequence ATGCAGCTTCACCCATCCAGTCCTCCGTTAGATGACGACAGCACACGCCTGGTCGCCGTCGGTCTCACGGCTGCCGGAGCGCTGCCGTTTGCGGGCGGTCTCCTCGATACACTGGTCAGCGATGGGTCTTGGCTGATCACGGTGCAGATATACGGCGCGGTGATCGCGTCGTTCGTCTCAGGGATCCACTGGGGCGCCGCGATGTTCGCTGCACCGCGCATGGCTCCATCGCTCTTGGTCGTCAGCAACGTCATGGCGTTGTTGGCGTGGATCGGAGCCCTCATTGCACCTGAGATCGGCTTTTTCCTTCTGGCGGTCGTATTTACCGCACTGCTTCTGATCGATCGACTGCTCTACAGGGACGGCATTCTGCCATCCTGGTTCTTTCGCCTCCGCCTCGCAGTGACGGCTGCCGTCGCGACGGCCTGTATCCTGCTTGGAGTGACTGCATGA
- a CDS encoding BA14K family protein produces MKNLLAILGGFAVSLGMFVGGLAVATYFLAVDPVAEPARAGDVAEIWAVEPRRVDTASQDYERIGDPVAAPDDMMLAMADTGTLTDAGGSPLENVGSSGSFEVASLSDEVELEQPETMVLPAAHVAWCSNRYRSYREETNTYRPYSGGEQTCVSPHADEQAVAEREETLVQTAEVATMAGGRSESHVRDCQSRYRSYRVSDNSYQPYGGGPRRQC; encoded by the coding sequence ATGAAAAATCTACTCGCGATACTCGGAGGATTTGCTGTTTCGCTCGGCATGTTTGTTGGTGGTCTCGCCGTAGCAACCTATTTCCTCGCAGTCGATCCGGTGGCCGAACCTGCCCGTGCCGGCGACGTTGCTGAAATTTGGGCAGTCGAGCCGCGCCGCGTCGATACGGCATCTCAGGACTATGAGCGGATTGGCGATCCGGTCGCAGCACCGGATGATATGATGCTGGCCATGGCGGATACGGGCACCCTGACCGACGCAGGCGGATCGCCGCTTGAGAATGTTGGGTCCAGCGGCTCGTTCGAAGTGGCGAGCCTTTCCGACGAAGTCGAATTGGAACAGCCGGAAACGATGGTGTTGCCGGCCGCGCACGTCGCCTGGTGCTCCAATCGGTACCGGTCCTATCGCGAAGAAACGAACACCTACCGCCCCTATAGCGGCGGCGAACAGACTTGCGTTTCGCCCCATGCCGATGAGCAGGCAGTCGCTGAGCGGGAGGAAACGCTCGTTCAGACCGCGGAGGTAGCCACGATGGCCGGTGGGCGTTCTGAAAGCCATGTCCGCGATTGCCAGAGCCGCTACCGCTCCTACCGTGTTTCCGACAATTCCTATCAGCCTTACGGTGGTGGCCCGCGCCGCCAGTGCTGA
- a CDS encoding ABC transporter ATP-binding protein yields MTLLTTHGLTAHYGQFQALFGVDVELAEGECVAIIGSNGAGKTTLMRSISGVLRNEPSSVRFRGADIGALPADEVMKRGIAMVPEGRRLFPSLSVEENLLIGGQMRKGSGYWTLERIYALFPILAERRRNSGTALSGGQQQMVAIGRALMGNPEVLLCDEISLGLAPVVIRDIYKAVPLIRESGASMIIVEQDIGQALKVADRVYCMMEGKVTLTGRPDELTREAIHAAYFGVHA; encoded by the coding sequence ATGACGCTTCTCACCACCCACGGGCTGACCGCCCACTACGGCCAGTTCCAGGCGCTGTTCGGCGTCGATGTGGAACTTGCCGAAGGCGAATGCGTCGCGATCATCGGCTCGAATGGAGCGGGCAAGACGACGCTGATGCGCTCCATTTCGGGCGTGCTGCGCAACGAGCCATCCTCCGTCCGCTTTCGCGGTGCGGACATTGGCGCGCTGCCGGCCGACGAGGTGATGAAGCGCGGCATCGCCATGGTGCCGGAGGGCAGGCGGCTTTTCCCTTCCTTGAGCGTGGAAGAAAATCTCCTGATCGGCGGCCAGATGCGCAAGGGGTCCGGCTACTGGACGCTGGAGCGCATCTACGCGCTTTTCCCGATCCTTGCCGAGCGCCGCCGCAATTCCGGCACGGCACTGTCCGGCGGCCAGCAGCAGATGGTGGCGATCGGCCGCGCGCTGATGGGCAACCCCGAAGTTCTTCTCTGCGACGAGATCTCCCTCGGCCTCGCGCCGGTCGTCATCCGCGACATCTACAAGGCCGTTCCGCTCATCCGCGAAAGCGGCGCCTCGATGATCATCGTCGAGCAGGATATCGGCCAGGCCCTGAAGGTCGCGGACCGCGTTTATTGCATGATGGAAGGCAAGGTCACGCTGACCGGCCGCCCCGACGAACTGACGCGTGAAGCGATTCACGCGGCTTATTTCGGGGTGCACGCATGA
- a CDS encoding ABC transporter substrate-binding protein, whose product MITRRTLLQASATTGLIAAAGSFPMPAIAQGARIKLGYVSPQTGPLAAFAEADNFILANFAESAAAAEFEIIVRDSQSNPNRAAEVAQELIISDEVDLMLVASTPETTNPVTTTAEAEGIPVISTVAPWQPWFIGQQGNPGAPDSWRPFDYGFHFFWGLEDVISVFTAMWNQLETNKAVGGLFPNDGDGNAWGDAQNGFPPVLTEQGFTLIDPGRYQNLTDDFSAQINAFRQGNVEIVTGVPIPPDFTTFWTQARQQGFNPKAASIGKAILFPQAVEALGDTGHNLSSEVWWSPNHPFKSSLNGLSAGEVAAAYTEATSRQWTQPIGFVHALLEVAVDAMGRTSDVTDRDAVAEAIAASDLQTIVGRVAFDGAGLPPFAQANVSKTPLVGGQWRLRDGGGYDLVIVDNTGQTDIPTAGTMEAIG is encoded by the coding sequence ATGATCACGCGTCGTACATTGTTGCAGGCTTCGGCCACCACGGGGCTTATCGCTGCGGCGGGAAGCTTCCCCATGCCGGCGATCGCGCAAGGCGCGCGCATCAAGCTCGGCTATGTCAGTCCGCAGACCGGCCCACTCGCCGCGTTCGCCGAGGCTGACAATTTCATTCTGGCAAACTTTGCCGAAAGCGCCGCCGCGGCCGAATTCGAGATCATCGTCCGCGACTCGCAGTCGAACCCGAACCGTGCCGCCGAAGTGGCGCAGGAACTCATCATTTCCGACGAAGTCGACCTGATGCTCGTTGCCTCCACGCCGGAAACGACAAACCCGGTGACGACCACGGCTGAAGCCGAAGGCATTCCGGTCATCTCGACCGTCGCGCCTTGGCAGCCATGGTTCATCGGCCAGCAGGGCAATCCCGGTGCGCCGGACAGCTGGCGGCCTTTCGACTACGGCTTCCACTTCTTCTGGGGTCTGGAAGACGTCATCTCCGTCTTCACGGCCATGTGGAACCAGCTCGAAACCAACAAGGCCGTTGGCGGCCTGTTCCCGAACGACGGCGACGGGAATGCCTGGGGCGATGCGCAGAACGGCTTCCCACCGGTGCTGACCGAGCAAGGCTTCACGCTCATCGATCCGGGCCGCTACCAGAATTTGACGGACGATTTCTCCGCGCAGATCAACGCGTTCCGGCAGGGCAATGTCGAGATCGTCACAGGCGTGCCGATCCCGCCGGACTTCACCACGTTCTGGACGCAGGCGCGCCAGCAGGGCTTCAACCCGAAGGCGGCGTCGATCGGCAAGGCGATCCTGTTCCCGCAGGCTGTCGAAGCACTGGGCGATACCGGCCACAATCTGTCGTCGGAAGTCTGGTGGTCGCCGAACCACCCCTTCAAGTCGTCGTTGAACGGCCTGTCCGCCGGCGAGGTCGCGGCCGCTTACACGGAAGCCACGAGCCGCCAGTGGACCCAGCCGATCGGCTTCGTCCACGCTCTGCTCGAAGTTGCCGTCGACGCCATGGGCCGGACGAGCGATGTCACCGACCGTGACGCGGTCGCCGAGGCGATCGCCGCGTCGGACCTGCAGACCATCGTCGGCCGTGTTGCTTTCGACGGCGCGGGCCTGCCGCCCTTTGCACAGGCGAACGTGTCGAAGACCCCGCTCGTCGGCGGTCAGTGGCGCCTGCGCGATGGCGGTGGCTACGACCTCGTCATCGTCGACAACACCGGCCAGACGGACATCCCGACTGCCGGCACAATGGAAGCAATCGGCTGA
- a CDS encoding D-glycerate dehydrogenase: protein MTRPSLLITRRLTDAVLKRAARDYDVQLNADDHVFSREELLDHCRTVDAVLPCHSERFDAEVLAQLPDRLKIIANHSVGTDHVDLKAAKARGIVVTNTPDVLSDATAEIAMLCMLGAARRGAEGNRMVREGKWNFWSPAFMVGRQVTGKRFAVLGMGRVGQVAAERARGFGMEIHYHNRRRLPAELEKGANFHDSVESLLAVADVLSLHCPTTPESIDLINAERLALLPDGAILVNTARGALVDERALVDALKSGKLFAAGLDVFKDEPGGNAEIAALDNVFLLPHIGSATFETRDAMGYRALDNLDAFFAGREPTDRVA from the coding sequence GTGACGCGGCCATCGCTTCTCATCACGCGGCGGCTGACGGATGCCGTGCTTAAGCGTGCCGCGCGTGATTACGACGTGCAGCTCAATGCCGACGATCACGTCTTTTCGCGCGAGGAGCTGCTCGACCATTGCCGGACCGTTGATGCGGTCCTGCCTTGCCATTCCGAGCGGTTCGACGCCGAAGTGCTGGCGCAGCTACCCGATCGCCTTAAGATCATCGCGAACCATTCCGTCGGGACCGATCACGTCGACCTGAAGGCGGCAAAGGCGCGCGGGATCGTCGTCACGAACACGCCCGACGTGCTGTCGGACGCCACGGCTGAAATCGCGATGCTGTGCATGTTGGGCGCGGCGAGGCGTGGTGCCGAAGGCAACCGAATGGTGCGTGAAGGCAAATGGAATTTCTGGTCGCCTGCCTTCATGGTCGGCCGCCAGGTGACCGGCAAGCGCTTTGCCGTTCTGGGCATGGGCCGCGTGGGGCAGGTGGCGGCCGAGCGCGCCCGTGGCTTCGGCATGGAAATTCACTACCACAATCGCCGCCGCCTTCCAGCGGAGCTGGAAAAGGGCGCAAACTTTCATGACAGCGTGGAGTCGTTGCTGGCCGTGGCCGACGTGCTTTCGCTGCATTGCCCGACCACGCCGGAAAGCATCGATCTGATCAACGCCGAACGGTTGGCGCTGCTGCCGGATGGTGCGATCCTGGTCAACACGGCACGTGGCGCGCTGGTGGATGAGCGAGCGCTCGTCGATGCGCTGAAATCCGGCAAGCTGTTCGCGGCCGGACTGGATGTGTTCAAGGACGAGCCAGGCGGCAATGCCGAGATCGCGGCCTTGGACAACGTGTTCCTGCTGCCGCATATCGGCTCGGCGACATTCGAGACGCGTGATGCGATGGGCTATCGTGCGTTGGATAATCTTGATGCATTTTTTGCGGGAAGGGAGCCGACAGATCGCGTCGCTTGA
- a CDS encoding acetyl-CoA C-acyltransferase codes for MTADPIVIVSLARTPMGGFQGALSGVAAPALGAAAIRAAVERAGLEPSDIDEVLMGNVLSAGVGQAPARQAAIGAGLPESTPATTISKVCGSGMKSVMLGHDLIVAGSATIVVAGGMESMSNAPYLLDKARNGYRLGHGRMVDHMFLDGLEDAYDKGRLMGTFAEDTAEHYQFTRQAQDDYALASLERAQAAILAGRFDDEVVAVETKSGSVAVDEQPGKARPDKIPSLKPAFRPEGTVTAANSSSISDGGAALVLMRRSEAEKRGITPLAVIGGHAGHARQPQWFTTAPVGAVQSLLDKVGWQTSDVDLYEINEAFAVVALAAMHELDLPHEKVNIHGGACALGHPIGASGARILVTLLAALQSHDLKKGVATLCIGGGEATAIAVERFS; via the coding sequence ATGACTGCAGATCCGATCGTGATCGTTTCACTGGCGCGAACGCCCATGGGCGGGTTCCAGGGCGCGCTTTCGGGCGTGGCCGCGCCGGCGCTTGGCGCAGCCGCCATCCGCGCCGCCGTTGAACGGGCAGGCCTGGAGCCGTCTGACATCGACGAGGTGCTGATGGGCAACGTCCTGTCCGCCGGCGTCGGCCAGGCGCCGGCGCGCCAAGCGGCGATCGGCGCCGGACTTCCGGAAAGCACGCCGGCCACCACGATCAGTAAGGTCTGTGGGTCCGGCATGAAGAGCGTGATGCTCGGACACGACCTGATCGTCGCCGGCAGCGCGACCATCGTGGTCGCGGGCGGCATGGAGAGCATGTCGAACGCGCCTTACCTGCTCGACAAAGCGCGCAATGGCTACCGGCTCGGGCATGGCCGCATGGTCGATCACATGTTCCTGGACGGCCTGGAAGATGCCTATGACAAGGGCCGGCTGATGGGAACGTTCGCCGAGGATACGGCCGAGCACTACCAGTTCACCCGCCAGGCTCAGGACGACTACGCGCTCGCGTCGCTGGAGCGGGCGCAGGCTGCGATCCTGGCCGGACGCTTCGACGACGAGGTCGTTGCGGTCGAGACCAAATCCGGGAGCGTTGCGGTCGACGAGCAGCCCGGCAAGGCGCGCCCCGACAAGATCCCTTCGCTCAAGCCGGCGTTCCGCCCCGAGGGAACCGTAACGGCTGCCAATTCATCCTCGATTTCGGATGGCGGCGCCGCGCTCGTGCTGATGCGGCGATCCGAGGCGGAGAAGCGTGGCATCACCCCGCTTGCGGTCATCGGCGGCCACGCGGGCCATGCACGCCAGCCCCAGTGGTTCACAACCGCACCCGTCGGCGCGGTGCAATCGCTGCTCGACAAGGTTGGCTGGCAGACCAGCGACGTCGATCTTTACGAGATCAACGAAGCCTTTGCCGTCGTCGCCTTAGCAGCGATGCACGAGCTCGACCTCCCTCACGAGAAGGTCAACATCCATGGCGGCGCCTGCGCACTCGGCCATCCGATCGGCGCGTCCGGCGCACGCATCCTCGTCACCTTGCTGGCTGCTTTGCAGAGCCATGATCTGAAGAAGGGTGTGGCGACGCTCTGCATCGGCGGCGGCGAGGCGACGGCGATCGCTGTCGAGCGGTTTTCCTGA
- a CDS encoding ABC transporter ATP-binding protein, with the protein MAIISLDRVNRSFGALTVADDVTFDVAEGEALGIIGPNGAGKSTLFNLIAGNIAPDSGTIRFMGEDVTKTPAMRRCIAGMGRSFQIPQPFSKLTVFENLLVAGAFGRNRSEHDVAKDCAEVLSRTGLLGKANTVAGSLSLLERKRLELARALATDPKLLLLDEIAGGLTEGECGELVETIKAIHAQGVTIIWIEHVLHALNSVVERLLVLHFGKVIGIGKPDAIMASAEVREIYLGIEV; encoded by the coding sequence ATGGCAATCATCTCGCTCGACAGGGTCAACCGAAGCTTCGGCGCGCTCACCGTTGCCGACGACGTCACATTCGACGTCGCCGAGGGCGAAGCCTTGGGCATCATCGGTCCGAATGGCGCAGGCAAGTCGACGCTCTTCAATCTGATCGCGGGCAACATCGCGCCCGATAGCGGCACGATCCGCTTCATGGGCGAGGACGTGACGAAGACGCCCGCCATGCGCCGCTGCATCGCCGGCATGGGTCGCTCGTTCCAGATCCCGCAACCGTTTTCCAAACTGACGGTGTTCGAGAACCTTCTTGTCGCCGGCGCTTTCGGCCGCAACCGCTCGGAACACGACGTCGCGAAGGATTGCGCCGAAGTGCTCAGCAGGACCGGCCTGCTGGGAAAGGCGAACACGGTTGCCGGTTCGCTCTCGCTTCTGGAGCGCAAGCGGCTCGAACTTGCCCGTGCGCTCGCGACCGATCCGAAGCTTCTGCTCCTCGATGAGATCGCCGGCGGCCTGACGGAAGGCGAATGCGGCGAACTCGTCGAGACGATCAAGGCGATCCACGCCCAAGGCGTGACGATCATCTGGATCGAGCACGTGCTGCACGCGCTGAACTCCGTCGTCGAGCGTCTGCTCGTGCTGCATTTCGGCAAGGTGATCGGCATCGGCAAGCCCGATGCGATCATGGCGTCGGCCGAAGTGCGCGAAATCTATCTGGGCATCGAGGTCTGA